From Bacillus pumilus, one genomic window encodes:
- a CDS encoding histidine phosphatase family protein, whose protein sequence is MKTYYIVRHCQANGQSEDASLTPQGIAQSHELAQFFSGIHLNQIISSPYKRTIQTTEPLAHVKQLEVQIDQRLSERVLSSKPMDDWYEKLKLSFSDLHMTCEGGESSQEAMNRIVEALYEQIKLGKDHTLFATHGNIMSLLLKHADPTIGIKEWEQLSNPDVYVLQYFRPDHVEIERIWHK, encoded by the coding sequence ATGAAAACATATTATATCGTCAGACATTGCCAAGCAAATGGACAATCCGAGGATGCGTCTTTAACGCCTCAAGGCATCGCACAATCTCACGAACTAGCACAGTTCTTTTCCGGTATCCACCTCAATCAGATCATCTCAAGTCCTTATAAACGAACGATCCAAACCACTGAGCCCCTTGCTCATGTGAAACAGCTCGAGGTACAAATTGATCAGCGTCTTTCTGAACGTGTGTTAAGCAGCAAACCAATGGACGATTGGTATGAGAAACTAAAGCTCAGTTTTTCGGACTTACATATGACCTGTGAAGGCGGAGAATCGAGCCAAGAAGCGATGAACCGTATTGTAGAGGCACTCTATGAACAAATAAAATTAGGAAAAGATCATACCTTATTCGCCACACATGGCAATATTATGAGCCTGCTTCTAAAACACGCCGATCCCACGATTGGAATCAAGGAGTGGGAGCAGCTAAGCAATCCAGATGTCTATGTTCTGCAATATTTTAGACCAGATCATGTAGAAATAGAGCGAATATGGCATAAGTAA
- a CDS encoding YwqG family protein, whose product MEGFEVVETPEEVRGLKPFQIQWNESEQKDFPCWEKAWSYVDLSEVNESEEATEHFFKQYTNYSFTKIDGYGAYIQSPPRHQPGEFMLQIAPEEKPRFMIGDNGTMYFYYDKDKKEWLMHWDCF is encoded by the coding sequence ATGGAAGGATTCGAAGTAGTTGAGACTCCAGAAGAAGTGAGAGGACTCAAACCGTTTCAAATTCAATGGAATGAAAGTGAGCAAAAGGACTTCCCTTGCTGGGAAAAAGCGTGGTCATATGTTGATTTATCAGAAGTAAATGAAAGTGAGGAAGCGACAGAACACTTCTTTAAGCAATACACAAATTATTCATTCACAAAAATCGATGGATATGGCGCATATATTCAATCCCCACCCCGTCATCAACCAGGAGAATTCATGCTGCAAATCGCCCCAGAAGAAAAACCTCGGTTTATGATTGGTGATAACGGCACGATGTATTTCTATTACGACAAAGACAAAAAAGAATGGTTGATGCACTGGGATTGTTTTTAA
- a CDS encoding DUF2262 domain-containing protein gives MKNNKQISAFKERFSEEIDHIIAVTGPSGVGAGKTGQESLWTASIPLIAWKEKDLITTENIRLCWLTDEEGLREKQAQLHKESIVTLQVRKGEGEFMLVSLIDTDTQDQELQEILEEAQKPVFYHDGMLGTFELVKGLDLFETTIQWSNQDCLLYFNLEEDEKVNDSLRTARQLMEEQTTWNSSIKSFAANQLIELAKDWQAQDDSAEKQEELTLDQFMSRISLESLHAYPDGEFEVYCHDGDLFWGHVIIVSGNINGTFQDAHIAG, from the coding sequence ATGAAGAATAACAAACAAATAAGCGCATTTAAAGAAAGATTTTCAGAAGAAATAGATCACATCATTGCTGTCACAGGACCTTCAGGAGTAGGCGCAGGAAAAACTGGACAGGAATCTCTTTGGACCGCTTCTATTCCACTGATTGCATGGAAGGAAAAAGACCTCATCACAACCGAAAACATAAGGCTCTGCTGGTTAACAGATGAAGAGGGCTTGCGGGAAAAGCAGGCACAATTACATAAAGAATCAATCGTGACACTTCAGGTCCGAAAAGGTGAAGGTGAGTTCATGCTTGTATCACTCATCGATACAGATACACAGGATCAAGAGCTTCAAGAGATACTAGAAGAAGCTCAAAAACCTGTCTTTTACCATGATGGCATGCTGGGCACCTTTGAATTAGTGAAAGGACTAGACTTATTTGAAACAACGATCCAATGGAGCAATCAAGATTGCCTGCTCTACTTCAACCTCGAAGAAGATGAAAAAGTAAACGACTCTCTTCGAACCGCTAGACAACTCATGGAAGAGCAGACCACATGGAACTCTTCCATTAAATCATTTGCAGCAAATCAACTGATTGAACTAGCTAAAGACTGGCAGGCACAAGATGACTCCGCTGAAAAACAAGAAGAGCTCACACTGGATCAATTTATGAGCCGCATCTCTCTCGAAAGCCTTCATGCTTACCCAGATGGAGAGTTTGAAGTGTACTGTCATGACGGTGATTTATTTTGGGGACATGTCATCATTGTCTCAGGCAATATCAATGGCACGTTTCAAGATGCCCACATTGCTGGCTAA
- a CDS encoding LTA synthase family protein — translation MKKIFANKYSFFVLAVLLFWAKSYAAYKMDFNLGVKGSFQEGLLLLNPFSSAIVFLGLALFLKGRKSAIVLIVIDFIMTALLYANVAYYRFFDDFLTFSTMKQAGNLGGGMTGGVLSSIKPHDLLYFLDIIILIAIVIWRPEVKKFQMKKTFALLIVAAGVGLFFVNLHLAEKDRPELLTRTFDHKYVVKYLGVYNYTIYDGVQSAQNATQVANASSEDLTDVVNYTASHYAKPNAEYFGKAKGKNIIKIHLESFQSFLIDYKLNGEEVTPFLNKLAHGKEDFTYFDNFFHQTGQGKTADAELMMDNSMFGLPEGAAFVTKGENTYQSLPAILDQKAGYTSAVLHGDYKSFWNRDTIYKHMGYDQFFDASYYNMDEENLVNMGLKDKPFFKESIPMLESMKKPFYAHLMTLTNHYPFNLDEKDATIAKATTGDKTVDNYFQTARYLDESLEQFFKDLKKSGMYKDSVILLYGDHNGISENHNRAMSEIQGKEITPYQNAQNQRVPLMIRIPGKQGGVNHTYGGEVDVMPTLLHLQGIDSNEYVNFGTDLFSKKHDQTVAFRNGNYVTPKYTLVDNTVYDTKTGKVVKQNKKTEAIKARVDNQLSLSDKVLYRDLLRFHKLSDFKPVNPSDYFYGKSKEKEEDSSAK, via the coding sequence ATGAAAAAAATATTTGCGAACAAATATAGCTTTTTTGTATTGGCTGTCCTTTTATTTTGGGCGAAATCGTACGCTGCCTACAAAATGGACTTTAATTTAGGAGTGAAAGGTTCTTTTCAAGAGGGGCTTCTCTTATTAAATCCATTTAGTTCAGCCATTGTGTTTTTGGGACTGGCTCTCTTTTTGAAGGGTCGTAAATCTGCCATTGTTTTAATTGTTATTGACTTTATTATGACCGCACTTTTATATGCGAATGTAGCGTACTACCGTTTCTTTGATGACTTTTTGACTTTCTCCACAATGAAGCAAGCAGGCAATCTTGGAGGAGGCATGACTGGCGGTGTATTATCTAGTATTAAGCCGCATGACCTTTTGTATTTCCTTGATATCATTATCTTGATTGCGATTGTGATTTGGAGACCAGAAGTGAAGAAATTCCAAATGAAAAAGACATTTGCACTGCTGATTGTGGCTGCAGGTGTAGGACTGTTTTTTGTAAATCTTCATTTAGCTGAAAAGGACCGTCCAGAATTATTAACAAGAACATTTGATCACAAGTATGTTGTCAAATACTTAGGTGTTTATAATTATACGATTTATGACGGAGTACAATCAGCACAAAATGCAACACAGGTAGCAAATGCGAGCAGTGAAGATTTAACGGATGTTGTAAACTATACGGCTTCTCACTATGCGAAGCCAAACGCAGAGTATTTTGGTAAAGCAAAAGGGAAAAACATCATTAAAATCCATTTAGAAAGCTTCCAGTCTTTCTTAATTGACTACAAACTAAATGGAGAAGAAGTGACGCCGTTTTTAAACAAACTAGCTCATGGTAAAGAGGATTTTACGTATTTCGACAACTTCTTCCATCAGACAGGTCAAGGAAAGACAGCTGATGCTGAGCTAATGATGGATAATAGTATGTTCGGCTTGCCAGAGGGAGCAGCGTTTGTGACAAAAGGTGAAAATACTTACCAATCACTCCCTGCCATCCTAGATCAAAAAGCAGGCTATACGAGCGCAGTGCTTCACGGGGACTATAAATCTTTCTGGAACCGTGACACGATTTATAAGCATATGGGATATGATCAATTCTTCGATGCTTCATATTACAACATGGATGAAGAAAATCTTGTGAATATGGGTCTGAAGGATAAACCATTCTTCAAAGAATCAATCCCGATGCTAGAATCAATGAAAAAGCCATTTTATGCACATTTAATGACATTGACTAATCACTATCCATTTAATTTAGATGAAAAAGATGCGACAATTGCTAAGGCAACAACTGGTGACAAAACAGTAGATAACTACTTCCAAACAGCAAGATATCTAGATGAGTCATTAGAGCAATTCTTTAAAGACTTGAAAAAATCAGGTATGTATAAAGACTCGGTAATTTTATTATATGGTGATCACAACGGTATTTCTGAAAACCATAACCGTGCAATGAGCGAAATTCAAGGGAAAGAAATTACACCTTATCAAAATGCACAAAACCAGCGTGTACCACTCATGATTCGTATTCCTGGCAAACAGGGCGGCGTGAACCATACGTATGGTGGTGAAGTAGACGTGATGCCTACGCTTCTTCACTTACAAGGTATTGATTCAAATGAGTATGTGAATTTTGGAACAGATCTATTCTCTAAGAAGCATGATCAAACTGTTGCATTCCGTAACGGAAACTATGTGACACCAAAATATACACTCGTAGATAACACTGTCTACGATACAAAAACAGGTAAAGTTGTGAAACAAAATAAAAAGACAGAGGCGATTAAAGCCCGTGTCGATAATCAGTTAAGCCTTTCAGATAAAGTGCTTTATAGGGATCTTCTTCGATTCCATAAGCTGTCTGACTTTAAACCAGTGAATCCATCTGATTATTTCTATGGTAAATCAAAAGAAAAAGAAGAGGATTCTTCTGCTAAGTAA
- the lepB gene encoding signal peptidase I, which translates to MTTNTKTQKKKSELWGWFKAILIAFIAVFIIRNFLFAPYIVKGTSMDPTLHNTERVFVNKTVDYFGDYKRGQIIVLDGEDRSTHYVKRLIGLPGDKIEMKNDQLYVNGQKVAEPYLASNKKKAAADGTLLTPDFGPLTVPKGKYFVMGDNRQNSMDSRNGLGLFTKSDIQGTTSFVFYPFQDIRLLND; encoded by the coding sequence ATGACAACAAATACAAAAACACAAAAAAAGAAATCAGAATTATGGGGCTGGTTCAAAGCCATCTTAATCGCATTCATTGCTGTTTTTATCATTCGTAACTTTTTATTCGCACCGTATATTGTAAAAGGAACCTCTATGGATCCAACACTGCATAATACAGAGCGGGTTTTTGTGAATAAAACGGTTGATTACTTCGGCGATTACAAACGGGGACAGATCATTGTTCTTGATGGGGAAGATCGCAGCACTCATTATGTAAAACGATTAATTGGTTTACCCGGTGATAAAATTGAAATGAAAAATGACCAGCTATATGTCAATGGACAAAAAGTGGCGGAGCCTTACTTAGCGTCAAACAAAAAGAAAGCAGCCGCAGATGGGACCTTGCTGACACCTGATTTTGGTCCTCTTACCGTTCCAAAAGGAAAGTATTTTGTCATGGGTGACAATCGTCAAAACTCAATGGACAGCCGTAATGGCTTAGGTCTTTTTACAAAGAGTGATATTCAAGGAACCACTTCATTTGTGTTTTACCCTTTCCAAGACATTCGACTACTCAATGATTAA
- a CDS encoding homocysteine synthase produces MSEERPFRLETKAIHAGQELDSATYSRAVPIYQTSSFGFRDSEHAANLFGLQEPGNIYSRIMNPTNDVFEKRIAELEGGIGALAVSSGQAATTYSILNIAGAGDEIVSSSSLYGGTYNLFAHTLKKLGITVKFVDSSNLEELEAAITDKTKAVYAESIGNPKGDILHIEAVSAIAHKHHIPLIVDNTLASPYLLRPIEFGADIVVHSATKFIGGHGTSIGGVIVDSGQFPWADSDKFKGLTEPDPSYHGLTYTEAIGEAAYITKARVQLLRDLGAALSPFNSFLLLQGLETLHLRLERHSENALKTAQFLQDHPLVDWVSYPGLESHESYELAQTYLPKGQGAILTFGIKGGRGAGKKLIDSVKLFSHLANVGDSKSLIIHPASTTHQQLSEAEQKATGVTPELIRLSVGTEAIEDILADLEQAITKSHAE; encoded by the coding sequence ATGTCAGAAGAACGTCCATTCCGTTTAGAAACAAAAGCCATTCACGCAGGTCAGGAGCTTGATTCAGCAACCTATTCAAGAGCCGTGCCTATTTACCAAACAAGCTCTTTCGGTTTTAGAGATAGTGAGCATGCGGCGAATTTATTTGGACTGCAGGAACCCGGAAATATTTATTCTCGCATTATGAACCCTACAAATGACGTCTTTGAAAAACGGATCGCTGAGCTTGAGGGCGGCATTGGTGCACTTGCTGTCTCTTCTGGACAAGCAGCGACAACTTATTCTATTTTAAACATTGCAGGAGCTGGTGACGAAATTGTATCCTCCAGCAGCCTTTATGGAGGCACGTACAATTTATTTGCCCATACACTCAAAAAGCTCGGCATTACAGTGAAATTTGTTGATTCATCCAACTTGGAAGAACTCGAAGCAGCGATTACAGACAAAACGAAGGCAGTGTATGCAGAAAGCATTGGGAATCCTAAAGGCGACATTCTACATATTGAAGCCGTCTCGGCCATTGCACACAAGCACCATATTCCGCTTATTGTGGACAATACGCTCGCAAGCCCCTATTTATTAAGACCGATCGAGTTTGGTGCAGACATTGTCGTCCATTCCGCTACGAAATTCATTGGCGGTCATGGTACATCAATCGGCGGTGTCATTGTCGATAGCGGCCAGTTTCCTTGGGCAGACAGTGATAAGTTCAAAGGGCTGACTGAACCAGATCCAAGTTATCACGGTCTGACGTATACCGAAGCAATTGGAGAAGCCGCTTATATCACAAAAGCACGTGTACAGCTCTTGCGGGATTTAGGGGCTGCCCTGTCTCCATTTAACTCATTTTTACTTCTGCAAGGCCTAGAAACTTTACATTTGCGTCTCGAGCGTCATAGTGAAAATGCGTTAAAAACAGCGCAATTTTTACAAGATCACCCTCTTGTAGATTGGGTAAGCTACCCAGGTCTTGAAAGCCATGAATCTTATGAGCTTGCTCAAACCTATTTGCCAAAAGGACAAGGCGCCATTCTCACATTCGGTATTAAAGGTGGACGAGGTGCTGGTAAAAAGCTCATTGATTCCGTTAAGCTTTTCTCACACCTCGCAAATGTGGGCGATTCTAAATCACTGATTATTCATCCTGCCAGCACAACGCATCAACAATTAAGTGAAGCAGAACAAAAAGCGACAGGCGTCACACCAGAACTCATTCGTTTATCTGTTGGAACAGAAGCGATTGAAGACATCCTTGCAGATCTTGAACAGGCGATCACAAAAAGCCATGCTGAATGA
- a CDS encoding ABC transporter ATP-binding protein: MFTIENLTKTYKNNVTAVNDFHLQIDPHQIVAVAGPNGSGKTTMINCILGIIKHTEGTILLQDVTNDEPSFKKQVAYVPDDLLLPEALTGAEYLDFVSSMYECKTIHRRNQLIELFDMDSALSRPIETYSHGMKKKTQLIAAFMLDSQLVIMDEPFRGLDIEAVINTKKLMKRYAEHHGAILLSTHDMLSAEELCHKIAIISKGNKMDEGTVSALKEKYQSSTLEQVFLKASMLSDRGAHFDEIINHF, from the coding sequence ATGTTTACGATCGAGAATTTAACTAAGACGTATAAAAATAACGTGACTGCTGTCAATGATTTTCATCTACAGATCGACCCTCATCAAATCGTTGCTGTTGCTGGACCGAATGGTTCCGGTAAAACAACGATGATTAACTGTATACTCGGCATCATTAAGCATACAGAAGGAACGATTCTCTTGCAGGACGTCACAAATGACGAACCATCCTTTAAAAAACAAGTAGCCTATGTTCCAGATGATCTGCTACTCCCTGAAGCATTGACTGGTGCTGAATATTTAGATTTTGTTTCTTCTATGTATGAATGTAAAACAATTCATAGAAGAAATCAACTAATTGAACTGTTTGATATGGACTCGGCTTTATCAAGACCGATCGAAACCTATTCACATGGTATGAAAAAAAAGACACAGCTGATTGCCGCCTTTATGCTTGATAGTCAATTGGTGATCATGGATGAGCCCTTTAGAGGACTTGATATTGAAGCGGTTATAAACACAAAGAAACTGATGAAGCGTTATGCCGAGCACCATGGTGCGATCTTGCTTTCAACGCATGATATGCTTTCAGCGGAAGAGCTGTGCCACAAAATCGCCATTATTTCTAAGGGAAATAAAATGGATGAAGGAACGGTCTCAGCCTTAAAGGAGAAGTATCAATCAAGCACATTGGAACAGGTGTTTCTGAAAGCTTCAATGTTAAGTGATAGGGGTGCACATTTTGATGAAATCATTAATCATTTCTAG